One part of the Streptomyces sp. NBC_00286 genome encodes these proteins:
- a CDS encoding VOC family protein — protein MDPDERVLDPNEEPTPIPADPHDAPKPRVRRTHLSLFVRDPEASAQWYEDVLGMEVTARGPQWVFLSFGKKHHDIALIRAEDGAGTGGVGLQHYGLEVEGDLDEWRRLYGMLLAKGVPVVKTTDHKIGFGLYFTDPDGNRFEFFHETVTDDEEGKRILGLYGAPSEPVEIEPLRG, from the coding sequence ACCGATCCCCGCCGACCCGCATGACGCTCCGAAGCCGCGGGTACGCCGCACCCATCTGTCGCTGTTCGTCCGCGACCCGGAGGCCTCGGCCCAGTGGTACGAGGACGTGCTCGGCATGGAGGTGACCGCACGCGGCCCGCAGTGGGTGTTCCTGTCCTTCGGCAAGAAGCACCACGACATCGCCCTGATCCGCGCCGAGGACGGAGCCGGCACCGGAGGTGTCGGCTTGCAGCACTACGGGCTTGAGGTGGAGGGCGACCTCGACGAGTGGCGGCGGCTGTACGGGATGCTGCTGGCCAAGGGCGTGCCCGTGGTGAAGACCACGGATCACAAGATCGGCTTCGGCCTCTACTTCACCGATCCGGACGGCAACCGCTTCGAGTTCTTCCACGAGACGGTCACCGACGACGAGGAGGGCAAACGCATCCTCGGTCTGTACGGCGCCCCCAGCGAACCGGTGGAGATCGAACCGCTCCGCGGCTAA
- a CDS encoding amino acid synthesis family protein, with protein sequence MPQPNFAGYHIRKWFTQTEDTLANETGALADGEPVRKIVIAAAIHNPYAGRFSQDLGDIVADSPKLGEEFGRRIQEAAGGLAIQSYGKACLVGTAGEYEHGNAFLTAVFANPVREAVGGGKAWVPSTGKRGGPGTELDVPLAHKDALYVRSHYDTITVHFSDAPNPDEVLVVFAFATRGRLHARLGGISADEVQGQDGLH encoded by the coding sequence ATGCCCCAGCCCAACTTCGCCGGCTACCACATCCGCAAGTGGTTCACCCAGACCGAGGACACCCTCGCCAACGAGACAGGAGCCCTCGCGGACGGCGAGCCCGTACGCAAGATCGTCATCGCGGCGGCGATCCACAACCCCTACGCCGGACGGTTCAGCCAGGACCTCGGCGACATCGTCGCCGATTCGCCCAAGCTGGGTGAGGAATTCGGCCGGCGGATCCAGGAGGCGGCCGGCGGCCTCGCGATCCAGAGCTACGGCAAGGCGTGCCTGGTCGGCACGGCAGGCGAGTACGAACACGGCAACGCCTTCCTCACCGCGGTCTTCGCGAACCCGGTGCGTGAGGCGGTCGGCGGCGGGAAGGCGTGGGTGCCCTCGACCGGAAAGCGGGGCGGGCCCGGTACCGAACTCGACGTTCCGCTGGCCCACAAGGACGCCCTCTACGTCCGCTCGCACTACGACACCATCACGGTGCATTTCTCCGACGCCCCGAACCCCGACGAAGTCCTGGTCGTGTTCGCGTTCGCCACGCGTGGCCGGCTGCACGCCCGGCTGGGCGGCATCAGCGCCGACGAGGTGCAGGGCCAGGACGGGCTGCACTGA
- a CDS encoding alpha/beta fold hydrolase, whose product MAADTSAVGQDRFITLGGLRTHYVEWGDEDRPAIVMLHGLRSYARTFEPLAQRLGDRYRVLAPDARGRGDSDWDPKGEYYTESYVADLEQFADRLGLDRFVLLGHSMGGTTTYVYAARHPERVGATVVEDIGPGSSLSGEGAERIKREVADTPRDFPSREAARAYWRGIRPQISEDALDSRVRHTLVPDDGGRWRWKFDLAGIAAARLDPDPARQVDLWPYVEALRCPTLVIRGGASDFLPAPTLAAMAQRNPLIRTVEIPGAGHYVHDDAPDLFHHRLTRFLRSSEVVR is encoded by the coding sequence ATGGCCGCCGACACCTCCGCAGTGGGGCAGGACCGCTTCATCACGCTGGGCGGCCTGCGCACGCACTATGTCGAGTGGGGCGACGAGGACCGGCCCGCGATCGTCATGCTGCACGGACTGCGCAGCTACGCCCGGACGTTCGAGCCGCTGGCGCAGCGGCTCGGCGACCGCTACCGCGTCCTGGCCCCGGACGCTCGTGGGCGAGGTGACAGCGACTGGGATCCGAAAGGCGAGTACTACACGGAGTCCTACGTAGCCGATCTGGAGCAGTTCGCCGACCGCCTGGGCCTGGACCGGTTCGTACTGCTGGGTCATTCCATGGGCGGCACCACCACGTACGTCTACGCCGCGCGGCACCCCGAGCGGGTGGGCGCGACGGTCGTCGAGGACATCGGGCCCGGCTCCTCGCTGTCCGGCGAGGGAGCCGAGCGCATCAAACGCGAAGTGGCCGACACCCCCCGGGACTTCCCCAGCCGGGAGGCGGCCCGCGCGTACTGGCGCGGCATCCGGCCGCAGATCTCCGAAGACGCCCTCGACTCCAGGGTGCGGCACACCCTCGTTCCGGACGACGGGGGACGGTGGCGCTGGAAGTTCGACCTGGCGGGCATCGCGGCTGCCCGCCTCGACCCGGATCCGGCCCGGCAGGTGGACCTGTGGCCGTACGTCGAGGCCCTTCGGTGCCCGACCCTCGTCATCCGGGGCGGGGCGTCGGACTTCCTCCCCGCCCCCACCCTGGCCGCGATGGCGCAACGCAACCCACTCATCCGCACCGTGGAGATCCCCGGAGCAGGCCACTACGTGCACGACGACGCCCCGGATCTCTTCCATCACCGCCTCACAAGATTCCTCAGGAGTTCGGAGGTTGTCCGATGA